In the Paenibacillus sp. FSL H7-0357 genome, one interval contains:
- a CDS encoding alpha-L-arabinofuranosidase C-terminal domain-containing protein: protein MKTEGTLTVHTGRRGAELSDLFGIFFEDLNHAADGGLYAELVQNRSFEFDPIDKADYHALTAWEPVIRGDGQAVITVEDKEPLNPRNLHYAVIDIVSEGGGVGIMNLGFNSGIPVKEGDNYKFSMYARRDNSWDTPLTVTIEAVDGTVYGAAKITVNSSEWTRYEAVIQANSTDNSSRLVILAGGSGKVCLDMVSLFPEKTFLNRPGGLREDLSMLLADMKPKFMRFPGGCLIHDGSLNPDDRNSMYRWKNTIGDIAQRPPRRNNWSYNQTLGLGYLEYFQFCEDIGAKPIPVLPGGYDPHHKRIVPLDELQPWIDDALDLIEFANGDSSTEWGGIRAGLGHTEPFGLEYIGIGNEEVGEPFFERYPFFHEAIKAKYPEIKVINSSGPFSAGKEYERGWASARANGSDLVDEHYYAAPEWFLANHHRYDEFKAGEPKVFLGEYASWGNTYYNALVEAAFMTGLQNNAHAVGLACYAPMLCNVDYVNWKPDMIWFNNHQAYGTANYYVQKLFMNHQGDQLLEMRSCGFAPAQAQEDQPITGAITLAVDASAARFSEITLVNNLTGEVKAYADLSGEVADLPDPALNGAAKRTLELGPTHWTNYTLSLKAVRTGGAKGFVLYFGKADEQNHLFWEIGGWQNQDSIVASIAQGRNSVLTHTLFTVESDVEYYLTLEVSGRQIRTYIDGELINEAEDKLPVIEPLYYTASVEHSTGDMILKTVNMQEVSVTAEIVLEGLADKRLSIEVYEMSGHQPEDENSFEQPMLVSPKQKALQTEGSSFAYEFPKQSVTVMRLR from the coding sequence ATGAAGACAGAAGGAACATTAACAGTCCATACGGGGCGGCGCGGGGCGGAACTCAGCGATCTGTTCGGCATCTTCTTCGAGGATCTCAACCATGCAGCGGACGGCGGATTGTATGCCGAACTGGTCCAGAACCGGTCCTTTGAATTCGATCCCATAGACAAGGCTGACTACCATGCACTGACTGCCTGGGAACCTGTGATACGCGGTGACGGGCAAGCTGTAATTACTGTGGAAGACAAAGAACCTTTAAATCCCCGGAATCTCCATTATGCTGTCATCGACATTGTGTCGGAGGGCGGCGGAGTCGGCATCATGAATCTGGGCTTTAACAGCGGCATCCCGGTAAAAGAAGGCGATAATTATAAATTCTCCATGTACGCACGCCGCGATAACAGCTGGGATACACCACTGACTGTAACGATAGAAGCAGTGGACGGCACCGTTTATGGTGCTGCGAAAATCACTGTGAACAGCAGTGAGTGGACCCGGTACGAGGCCGTAATACAAGCTAATAGTACAGACAACAGCAGCCGGCTTGTAATCCTTGCAGGGGGAAGCGGAAAGGTATGTCTGGACATGGTGTCCCTGTTCCCGGAGAAGACCTTCCTGAATCGGCCCGGCGGCCTGCGCGAGGATCTCTCAATGCTGCTTGCGGACATGAAGCCAAAGTTTATGCGTTTTCCGGGAGGCTGTCTGATCCATGACGGGTCGCTTAACCCGGATGACAGAAACTCGATGTACAGATGGAAGAATACCATCGGGGATATAGCCCAAAGACCGCCCAGACGGAACAACTGGAGTTATAATCAGACGCTTGGATTAGGGTATTTGGAGTATTTTCAATTCTGCGAGGATATTGGCGCGAAGCCGATTCCCGTTCTGCCCGGCGGATACGACCCGCATCATAAACGGATTGTGCCACTGGATGAATTGCAGCCGTGGATTGATGATGCGCTTGATTTAATAGAGTTCGCGAACGGCGATTCCTCAACGGAATGGGGCGGCATCCGTGCCGGCCTTGGCCATACGGAGCCCTTTGGCCTGGAGTATATCGGCATTGGGAACGAAGAGGTAGGCGAGCCGTTTTTCGAACGGTATCCCTTTTTCCATGAGGCCATCAAGGCCAAGTATCCGGAAATTAAGGTGATTAATTCGAGCGGCCCTTTCTCAGCGGGCAAGGAATATGAACGGGGCTGGGCATCAGCCAGAGCAAACGGCTCCGATCTGGTAGACGAGCATTATTATGCGGCACCGGAGTGGTTCCTGGCCAATCATCACCGGTATGATGAATTTAAAGCCGGTGAGCCGAAGGTATTCCTCGGTGAATATGCCTCATGGGGCAACACTTATTATAATGCGCTGGTCGAAGCTGCGTTCATGACCGGGCTCCAGAACAACGCCCACGCGGTCGGACTGGCCTGTTATGCCCCCATGCTCTGCAATGTGGATTATGTGAATTGGAAGCCGGATATGATATGGTTCAACAATCATCAAGCCTACGGGACGGCCAATTATTACGTGCAGAAATTATTCATGAACCACCAGGGAGATCAGCTGCTGGAGATGAGAAGCTGCGGATTTGCACCTGCTCAAGCACAGGAGGATCAACCGATAACCGGAGCCATCACACTGGCGGTGGACGCTTCCGCTGCCCGTTTCTCCGAGATCACACTTGTTAACAATCTGACCGGAGAAGTGAAGGCTTACGCGGACCTGTCCGGCGAAGTTGCGGATCTGCCGGATCCGGCATTAAATGGAGCAGCCAAGCGGACGCTGGAGCTGGGTCCTACGCATTGGACGAATTACACGCTGAGTCTGAAAGCGGTACGCACCGGAGGGGCAAAGGGGTTTGTGCTCTATTTTGGCAAAGCAGATGAACAAAACCATTTATTCTGGGAAATCGGCGGCTGGCAGAATCAGGATTCCATAGTTGCTTCCATTGCACAAGGCAGAAATTCCGTCTTAACCCATACCCTGTTCACCGTCGAAAGTGATGTGGAATACTATCTTACGCTGGAGGTCTCGGGAAGGCAGATCCGCACTTATATTGACGGAGAGCTGATTAATGAGGCGGAAGATAAACTGCCTGTAATAGAACCGCTCTATTACACAGCAAGTGTAGAGCATTCGACCGGGGATATGATTCTCAAAACTGTTAATATGCAGGAAGTGAGCGTTACTGCTGAGATTGTTTTGGAAGGATTGGCTGATAAGAGACTGAGTATAGAAGTGTACGAAATGTCGGGACATCAGCCGGAGGACGAAAACAGCTTCGAGCAGCCCATGCTTGTCTCCCCGAAACAGAAGGCCTTGCAGACAGAGGGCAGCAGCTTTGCTTATGAGTTTCCGAAGCAGTCGGTGACAGTGATGAGACTCCGATAA
- a CDS encoding helix-turn-helix domain-containing protein: MDQLAEKLRLSRSHFQHMYKQIFGIPVMVDVIHNRLGYASYLLENTSYPVSHIASACGYENSVHFMRQFKKFVKLTPSQFRMKSAGPVP, encoded by the coding sequence GTGGATCAGCTTGCAGAGAAGCTGCGGCTCAGCCGGTCGCATTTCCAGCATATGTACAAGCAGATCTTCGGAATTCCGGTCATGGTTGACGTCATTCACAACAGGCTCGGGTACGCTTCGTATTTGCTGGAGAACACTTCCTACCCGGTAAGCCATATTGCTTCCGCTTGTGGTTATGAGAATAGCGTGCATTTTATGCGGCAGTTTAAGAAGTTCGTCAAGCTTACCCCAAGCCAGTTTCGGATGAAATCCGCAGGGCCCGTCCCCTAA